Below is a genomic region from Nymphaea colorata isolate Beijing-Zhang1983 unplaced genomic scaffold, ASM883128v2 scaffold0599, whole genome shotgun sequence.
GTTGGTACGAAAGATAAGGCAGCTGATTCGGTAGCATCAGCTGCAATAAGGGCTCGGTGTcattatgtcaataaaaaatggCTCGGTGGTATGTCAACGAATTGGTCCACTACGGAAACGAGGCTTCAGAAGTTCAGGGACTTGAGAGTGAGAGCCGAGATGGGGCAACTCAGTCGTCTCCCGAAACGGGATGCAGCAATATTGAAGAGACAATTATCTCACTTTCAAACATATCTGGGCGGTATCAAATATATGACGGGGTTACCCGATATTGTAATCATCATTGATCAGCAAGAAGAATATACGGCCCTTCGAGAATGGTCACTTTGGGTATTCCAACTATTTGTTTAATCGATACAAATTGTGATCCAGATCTCGCAGATATTCCGATTCCAGCCAACGATGACGCTATAGCTTCCATCCGATTGATTCTTAACAAATTAGTATCCGCAATTTGTCAGGGACGTTCTAGCTATATAAGAAGTCGTTGATTAATAATAAGATAAGTCAATTACTTCGCTTCGGGAAACCCAGAGATTCATTGAATCGGTTATTCTTACTATTCCTGAATGTGAAAAAGGAGATTTTCATTGCCGGGGATATATTACGTGattaattcattaattaataTCTGAAATATATGGTTAGTTAAATTAGTATAAATGGTTGAATCAAATAATTCCTTCTTAAGTTCCATTTCTGTCAGAGGGTAATATGAATGTTCTACCATGTTCCATCAACGCACTAAAGGGGTTATACGAGATATCCGGCGTGGAAGTAGGCCAACATTTCTATTGGCAAATAGGGGGTTTCCAAGTGCATGCCCAAGTACTTATAACTTCCTGGTcgtaattgctatcttattaggTTCAGCCGCTATAGCCGTTCGGAATCCACAAACTATCCCGACCGACGGTCAGAATTTTTTCGAATATGTTCTTGAATTCATTCGAGACGTGAGCAAAACTcaaattggagaagaagaatatggtCCTTGGGTTCCTTTTATTGGAACTCtgttctatttatttttgtttctaactgGTCAGGTGCTCTTTTACCTTGGAGAATCATACAGTTACCTCATGGGGAGTTAGCTGCACCCACGAATGATATAATACTACTGTTGCTTTAGCTTTACCCACGTCAGTGGCATATTTCTATGCAGGCCTTACTAAAAAGGGATTGGGTTATTTCGGTAAATATATTCAACCAACTCCAATACTTTTACCAATTAATGTCTTAGAAGATTTCACAAAACCTTTATCACTTAGTTTTCGACTTTTCGGGAATATATTGGCCGATGAATTAgtagttgttgttcttgtttctttagtACCTTTAGTGATTCCTATACCTGTGATGTTCCTCGGATTATTCACAAGCGGtattcaagctctcatttttgcaaccttagccgcggcttatataggtgaatccatGGAAGGTCATCATTGAgtacaaataagaaataagaaataatgctttgtttgaattcaaagttcaaacagtcgctttttcttttttcatttcaatcaattcaaaattaagCCCATGAATCTTATTCCAATAAATAATTCATGGGTAGCTCAAGATACCCGCTTGAGGAAATGATTGATATATCAATCTATATTTATGATATGTATGATATAGAGTAGGAACAGATATATATGTACgatattaatatttattatattacgTATTACACTACGGAATTGTAAAAAAAGGGGGAGATTCCCAATTTTTCCTAAGATCCCCCTTTTTTCCTATTCATGTCATACATCGCCTTTATTTGCCCAGTCAATTACGAAGATTCATAATTTGGATAATAAATAATTGTTATCCGTTTGGGACGCGCGACGAAACAACAAGAACTATGTTCTGCGGAACCGTTGCTATTTCATTCCATTCTATTCAACAATTGACCAAAATTGGAATTAAGAGGAGTTggatcaatcaatcaaatcttGATATGGGATGATTCGCTTTGATGAATCTCTTCGTTTGTATCCatgtgagataatgacaaagacaagaaagagtTCACGAATCAGATGAAAAATTCAGTAGGTTAGGTGGGCCGAGCTAcattacatattatatgtgaaCTCCGGTGTATGCTTAGAAGGATGATTCCAGGGTCCGATCCGATTCAATAGAAATAAGATGGCGATGGTTTacattatggaagaaaacatgtatatgtgatagtagatattcatatatatggacTACCCATCTATATTATTTCATTCCCATCAACTTTctattatatagatatagattccactttaatagatatagattccactttaTTTATATGGATTACGATATATAAGCTCTTCCCTTTTTCGTCTGTGACTTTATTGTATATGTGGATTGAATATGAAGTTAAGCCTATGAATGCATatagagaagatgaaggagggaggaatTGAAAGAGTGGGTTCGgaacaaagaaatagaagaactaaTATGGATTTTCAAAGACTTGGATAGTGAATAAAAACGAGATATTGAAGTAGTTCTGATGATTCAGTAATATCAAATATCATCACATCACTTCTTAACTCAAATTGGGTTCGGAGTTCTTAGTTTAGTTGTATGGATCTTAGTGAtggaatatgaaataataagtaatgtaactaattaatatataatataaatatataacattaataataacattaattatatataagaattcattggtttatttgattatatcattaaccatttcttcattttttgttgtgaggAGCTTACCATGAATCCCCTAATTTCTGCTGCTTCCGTTATTGCTGCTGGATTGGCCGTAGGACTTGCTTCTATTGGACCCGGAGTCGGTCAAGGTACTGCTGCGGGCCAAGCCGTAGAAGGTATTGCTAGACAACCAGAAGCAGAGGGTAAAATACGAGGTACTTTATTGCTTAGTCTGGCTTTTATGGAAGCTTTAACAATTTACGGGCTGGTCGTGGCATTAGCACTTTTATTTGCTAATCCCTTTGTGTAATCCTAGAAacgtgaaaatgtgaaaaatacgtacttcttttcttgctttggcCCTGCCACTTCGCTTCTTCAAATTATATCAACTCAACACTTCACTCCTACAATCACTTCTTCCTTGATCCAATACTCCGGGGAAgtactgatttgaggaattagTGGATCCGCTTCCGCTCGCTTTCTTCTTTCCCGCCCTTAGTCCAATGAATgagcattttcccttttttatttattttaggagGGTATGTCGCAATTGACACGAGACTTGGGACTTCATAAGTGTCTTATCGGGGATCTAAATAAGGAGTGAAGtgatacaaaaaaggaaatctttttttattttgttagtcCTATTCCTATCCATAAGATAAGAGGAGAGCATATGAAAAATCTAACcgattctttcgtttttttgggTCACTGGCCATCCGCCGGGAGTTTCGGGTTTAATACCGATATTTTAGCAACAAATCTAATAAATCTAAGTGTAGTGCTTGGTGTATTGATCTTTTTTGGAAAGGGAGTGTGTGCGAGTTGTGTATTTCAAGAATAGGCTGGAACCAACCAGCTGCACTTTATATTTTGCTATTGTAATCTAATAATAGAGAAAGGTGCACGATCTCAACGAATTACTTCTGAATAAATCAATAAGTCCTATGTAAGAACCATAGCATTTCGTGACTCGTTGGTAAATTGGATTCTCTATTAACCAATAATGTGAGACCATTTAGTTAACATGGTTAAAGCTGAACTGTTTGAAGTCTAAGCACAACACGGTACTCTTTCTACCACTGCGTTAGTACAAGATAAGATGGTttcaaaatgcataaatcattttgttgggaatttatttgatatagaacactcatatcaataaaatgatttgaaCCATTGACTGGAAAAACGGGTACCTcgccccttcctttttatctAATGCTGAATCGACGACCTATGtgtataaaatgagaaagaattcttttggatgtgaagaaataaaagaaacgaCTTTGCTGacaattacaagtttttttggTCTGGTCAGAAGAGCCCTCCAGAGATCCTGGGTTTTCTTGTATCAGTTTTTATATCCTGGAATACGAACAGAGAAGAGAGGGTAGGCTCATTAAGAAAGAGATATGGGAATGCCCCATaagtataagtaatttaattgaGCGTGAGAGCCAAATGAATCGAAAGATTCATGTTCGGTTCGGGAAGAGATCGTGGAAGTTGTGGAATTGATGGGGAGATAATCTACTTTCATTAAGTGATTTATTAGATAATCGAAAGCAGAggattttgagtactattcgcAATTCAGAAGAACTATGCGGAGGAGCCGTTGAGCAGCTTGAAAAAGCACGGGCTCGCTTACAGAAAGTGGAAAGGGAAGCGGAAGAGTTTCGAGTGAATGGATACTCtgagatagaacaagaaaagataaatttgattaatgccgcttatcagaatttggaacaattagaaaattacaaaaacgaaAGCATTCATTTCGAACAACAAAGAGCGATTAATCAGGTCCAACAACGAGTTTTCCAACAAGCCTTACAAGGGGCTCTAGGAACTCTGAATAATTGTTTGAACGGCGAGTTACATTTACGCACCATCGGTGCTAATATTGGCATACTTGGGGCCATGAAAGAAATAACCGATTAGTCCTTCTACTATAGGATAggtattatttttctccttttttgcttcCTAGAAAGAATTAAGAGATACTAATGGTAACCATTCGAGCCGAAGAAATTAGTAATATTATCCGCGAACGGATTGAGCAATATAATAGAGAAGTAAAGATTGTGAACACTGGTACCGTACTTCAAGTGGGCGACGGCATTGCTCGTATtcatggtcttgatgaagtaatGGCAGGTGAATTAGTAGAGTTTGAAGAGGGTACGATAGGTATTGCTCTGAATTTGGAATCCAATAATGTTGGCGTTGTATTAATGGGTGACGGTTTGATGATACAAGAGGGTAGTTCCGTGAAAGCAACAGGACGAATTGCTCAGATACCGGTGAGTGAGGCTTATTTGGGTCGTGTTATAAATGCCCTAGCTAAACCTATTGATGGGAGGGGTGAAATTTTAGCTTCTGAATATCGGTTAATTGAGTCTCCCGCTCCAGGTATTATTTCGAGACGTTCCGTATATGAGCCTCTTCAAACGGGGCTTATTGCTATTGATTCGATGATCCCTATAGGACGCGGTCAGCGAGAATTAATTATTGGGGACAGACAGACCGGTAAAACAGCAGTAGCTACAGATACTATTCTCAatcaaaaaggtcaaaatgtaATATGCGTTTATGTAGCTATTGGTCAAAAAGCATCTTCCGTGGCTCAGGTAGTGACTACTTTCCAGGAACGGGGAGCAATGGAATACACCATTGTGGTAGCGGAAACAGCGGATTCGCCTGCTACATTACAATACCTCGCTCCTTATACAGGAGCCGCTCTGGCTGAATATTTTATGTACCGTCAACGACATACCTTAATAATTTATGATGATCTCTCCAAACAAGCACAATCTTATCGCCAAATGTCCCTTCTATTAAGAAGACCACCTGGTCGCGAAGCTTATCCAGGAGacgttttttatttgcattcccGCCTTTTGGAAAGAGCCGCTAAACTAAGTTCTCGTTTAGGCGAAGGAAGTATGACTGCTTTACCAATAGTTGAGACTCAATCTGGGGACGTTTCGGCTTATATTCCCACTAATGTCATTTCCATTACAGATGGGCAAATCTTCTTATCCGCGGATTTATTCAATGCTGGAATCCGTCCAGCTATTAATGTGGGTATTTCCGTCTCCAGAGTAGGATCCGCAGCTCAAATTAAAGCCATGAAACAAGTAGCcggcaaattaaaattagaattggCTCAATTTGCAGAGTTAGAAGCCTTTGCGCAATTCGCTTCCGATCTAGATAAAGCTACTCAGAATCAATTGGCAAGAGGTCAACGATTACGGGAGTTGCTCAAACAATCCCAATCATCCCCTCTCGCGGTGGATGAACAGATAGTTACTATTTATACCGGAACGAATGGATATCTTGATCAATTAGAAATTGGACaggtaaagaaatttattgttcaGTTACGTACCCATTTAAGAACAAATAAGCCTCAGTTACAAGAAATCATATCTTCTACCAAGGTATTCACCGAGCAAGCGGAAGCCCTTTTGAAAGAGGCTATTCAGGAGCAGATGGAACTATTTCTACTTCAGgaacaaacataaagaaattggtTATTTCATTTGGTAGAGTCTCTTAGTACGACATAAAttgttgagaaaagaaatggcTCTGATTCGAATCATTCCAAATATGTTTCTTGGAATagcaatccaaacaaaataGATGTAAATAAATTGCGTCCAATAGGATTTGAACCTATACCAAAGGTTTAGAAGACCTCTGTCCTATCCATTAGACAATGGACGCTTCTCGTCCCGattctcttctttctgattcctcctttccattccctgtttggataaaaacagaaacaatcagATTGTATGCGTCTTAGGGAATAAAGACGCATATTAAAATCAATGATGGATGTATTATGATTCATATCGAGCGGGTAGCGGGAATCGAACCCGCATCGTTAGCTTGGAAGGCTAGGGGTTATAGTCGACGTCGATTCATCACTATTAACGTCTCTAATTCAAAACCGAACATGAAACTTTGGTTTCATTCGGCTCCTTTATGGAATAAAGGATAGATTCCCCGATTTAGGGCGTAAAGTAACCTAAACGAAAAAATTGACGATGTATGATATTagtatggaaatggaaaggtatggaaatcaaagaaggaaGTCATAGCAAATCGGAATAAGAAAAATTCGATCCATAACACCTATGTCAGCTTTTCTGTCTGAATGTATCCAAAGCTATTCGCTTTCTAGATGATCCCTCTAGAGGAGGGGTATTATAAAAACCCTTCTAGTTACTTCGTTCCCTATTTCTACTGACATGAATCCTTAGGAAAAGAATCTTATTTCTACCGAGCTGAAACAATATATGCCGATGGCCCCGGTAAACCGAAGTCACCGTTTAATAGCTATTTGGCTTCAATCTCCCCTTTACAAAATCGAAGATCTAGTTACGATTAGAAATACACTTTTGTATCTTCATCCATGGATCTTTTACTCATACTTATCTAATTCTaattggaaaactcaaaaattaTGCTTCGCAATTCCATAATcccagtttttggatgcaaatcgcgaaaattatattcttcccCAATTGTGGCATTGATAGGAAAGGGTTAAACCCTTAtaagaaataaagtttttgatcgGAATATGAATGTATCAAACCGAAAGAACCCTTAACTATTTCAGTTGGTAATAGAACGAATCACACTTTACCACTAAACTATACCCGCTACATTGTGATTATTGTATAGGAATGGCCCATTTGTCGAACAAGGAGATGAGGCGCGATCAAGATATTGTGAATATTAGAGTGCTGACATGCCCTGTCTCCGGGGATACTTGATGAAATAGGGCaagaggataaataaaaaacctttttgttttgctgtaGAAGTCGTTACTCAGAGGTCCGATAGAATCGGCGAGGttggaacagaaaaataagttttgtgcaataatatatatagttaagttatagtttatagttccatttttttttttgctcaagtttatttaaacaaaacaaagcttGTCTCTTGAGTACTTGAGGGAACATACATACGCTTTTCccattccaataaaaaaaagcaacgatgaatcaaaggaaaaataaggaaataacaatataataaatttcCTTCATATCATAGAAATCGAAATAGCTCTTGTTGCTGCTTCAACTCAATAACATATTGAGTtttccaatttctcattttaggtTAGGTTGAAAAGGGGGGGAATGGCCTGGCCAGTGCCTAGCCAGGCCgggagaacaaaagaataacctttcgaacgaaataaaatcaaagagggatctttttttccttttttcctttagagATACCTGTTTTGAATGGTTGTATAAATAGgatttcttataaaattcatatatatctctagaataaagaaaaagaaatatgaatcttTACTTCACACGTCGTGTCACAtatgaattattcatttttttttttttcaatttggagaGATGGCTGAGTGGACTAAAGCGGCAGATTGCTAATCTGTTGTACGAGCTATTCGTACcgagggttcgaatccctctctctccgttTCCTACGCTCACTTGATATTTATCTTTCTCATTCTATAAACCCCGAGTCCCtttggtttggttggattgatgatttcatttaaataaatgaaatgtatggaatagataaaattttaagttaagaagatggatttagaaaccaaaccaaaaaaggaaagaaaaaatctattattctttattcttcGCGTCCAGGATTACGTCCTGGGTCATTAGACAGGAATCCGAAGATGAAGAGCGAAACAAAGAATATCACCACCGTATAAACGAACAGTTTGAGAGTAAGCATTACAAATCTCCAAGACCTGTTGGGGGAGAAAAAGGGAATAGATTCTCAACCTTTGTACCATCTCATTTTTTGATACCAAGAAACGAAGTGGTTTTTAGAAAGAAAGGAATTAACAGGAATTCAATTCATTtgtattgtaataaaataaggtTCTGATTCCTTcgttaccaaaaaaaagaatctcGTCATACCTACAATGCGATTTGTTGATATTGCATTGCGGGGGCTCAGAATACCGTATGCGCTCCATGGATGGAGGGTCAGAATGAGGAAATGAGGTGATCCGGATTCACGGAGTCTATTGAAGAATGTTCAATGTTTGAATCGAGGGTTCTTGTCTTAATGCACTacttatctcatctttcttggtaaaattggtaaaatattttttttttttttttgaataagtcATGAATCTTTCTAGAACAGTATCAAGGATCTCATCGAAAACTTACAGCAGCTTGCCACACAAAggctaagagaaaaaagagcacaGGTATGACCGGCATAAAATCCACGATTGGGTTCAAAAAAGCATAAGCCTCGGGCAATTTTGCGAAGAAAAACCCACTCGGCTGAAGGGCAGAATTAAGACAGATACAGattaaactaaagatattaggcataacaaatattttgttcttagaataatatcatttttattgagttatttcttgaagggaaaaaatcaagaaagagggTAGGTAAAAAagtccttctttctttgaattcccCCAATCAAAGATCCTTCAATTGTCAAATTGAATTATACGGAATCATACTTTCATACAATATCTTAATTATCttaatttaattatatgtaatgatcaatgaatttagttttattCCGGATTTACACGTGTCGAATCTCagcaacaacttctttcttccatAGATACTGGGCTGGAATTGACGAACACCCGATACCAATATTAATGTATATTCGTGTTTGAATAGAAACATAAATGGGGCGTGGCCAAGCGGTAAGGCAACGGGTTTTGGTCCTGTTACTCGGAGGTTCGAATCCTTCCGTCCCAGATTAATTCCATCTTAACtcaacaaatattatttgttctctttaatcatctaaatttctatttagGAGGTTCATGTTGGATACAATGTAATCGTAATCTATTctttatttctagtttttttctttctagtttggtttttaatgttaatgatttttaatgttaatgattctTTTCTGAATTAGACTTTACCTTTCTATTCTGTATTCTGTTTCCTACACACGGAATTCACTTTCAATGACTGACACACGTatgaaaaatccatgattttggtATAGGCGTGGGGGGAGCATAGACATAGATCCgttgaaaagatatttttttgatttaattcaaaattggattattCAGTCTATGTCCGTACCGTTCATATTGGAGTTGGTTAgtcaaaagaaactttatgcttgaatccagaaaattctgattcctgcatgatccattctgagtcgaaatgtgaaagaaacctcttctatcttctaactttgaattaatggtaaagcagatatggtaatcgtatctcatttaataattatcccaattgagaattcattttatttggattctaaTGAGGGTTCGAGTTCGTGGTACCAATTCCATCAACGGGATTCGAGTTCCTAAGACTggactcaaatgaaaaaatgggaataaAAAACGGATCtggaccttttttgttttgcacttATACGTGTCTGGTACTGGTATAGCACGCAGCTTACACagcttataagaaaagaagattcttttgttggttgacCGGGTATGCATGATTCATAATATAATCCAGATGAAATGTTTTTTAGATATGTGATGTGCTGATCAACAATGGAAGGTATCAATTGAAATATCTGTGGCTATTCccgatttcatcaacaaacaatcaagttcAATAGGAATAGATGCATTGTATTGTACCCAATTTGCATCTGGTTCTAATGAACTGATGAATAATGGAATTGTAAATCCATTGGTAGGCAGAATCGCGGATTTAATTTACTTGACTTTATCGAACGACTCTGGAagcaaaaaagcagaatatgccGAAAAGAAGCATGCCACCCTTTTGTATTGTTATTGTTCTATTTCAGtaagaacaaacaacaaacagtctTTGGTTTCGGTCAGAAATTTCTGTGATGCCTTAAAATATCCACGATTACCCGCGGTAACAgctgtatatataacataacccGATGGATACCAAAAGATCATGCTGCTTTGATTCTGATATTCTCAATCAGATTCAAGAATGAATCGAGGACGTTCACTTTATCTTATTTACTTTACTgtgtctttttttattcattttttgacttttactatatttcttattatgtttgatgctcatgaacaaagaaatgaaattagttttagattttgtttctcGTCCCATTTATCTGGTTTAGACAGTTGATCTGGTTTAGACAGTTGATGATttaaggaaaagcaaaattaaatttcatgttattatgatgatcaaaatgatcaaattgacGTCTAAGAGATATCCGTAATTACAGTTATTCGTTGTGATTGCACAGACTTGCTGATTGATTCAGAGATCAAATTGAGTCTTTACGGAAGAACTGCTTTCCACCAATAGCAATGATGGCAAAGTACgagatttttttatgtgaaaccaTTTTTCATGAATCCTTGATACTCGATGAAGTCTGAGattagttaatttatcatttaccaTCAAACCACTTTGGCCCTTTCTGGTTCATTGGAATGGCTTAATCAGTTACTAACTCATTCTTTTCCGGTATTGGAAATCCAATTAAAGATCTTTAGTTTAGCTTAGTCGTTCGAGCAAGAATTGGCTCATTTCACTCATGACTGATTGTCACAAATGATCAGGTTGTTAACTAACTTCTTGTTTATTCGTCTTTCTTATAAATGGTGAAATAAATGATTCATACGCTAGAATCAGGGGGCAAACTGGATACTTGTTAGATATACATATGCGTCCatggagaatattaaaaaatagaataaaagatcaatcaatgactattcatgatttaattccatattgaatcaATCCCGTACCGATTCCGAATTATAGGAATTTTTGTTATGGTAAAACTTCGTTTGAAACGATGTGGTAGAAGGCAACGTGCGACTTGAATGACATGATCGGCTGTGGATTTTTACATCCATCATCTTCAATGAGGATGCTCTTGGCTCGAcatattttgttctgtttcacCATTACTCCACGATGTTGGGttgtaatgtaaataaaatagtacATGATGGAGCTCGAGAATAAATGATTATCAGAGGCAGGATCTAGGGTTAGTGCCAATTAATAATTTGGAACGACTTCGTAAGTATATCTTCGATATAGAAAAGGTCAAATTGGACCgacttttctataaaaaaaagtttgctgtAATTGGTGAGACTATTTCGATGATAAAGAAGTGTATC
It encodes:
- the LOC126409588 gene encoding ATP synthase subunit alpha, chloroplastic, whose amino-acid sequence is MVTIRAEEISNIIRERIEQYNREVKIVNTGTVLQVGDGIARIHGLDEVMAGELVEFEEGTIGIALNLESNNVGVVLMGDGLMIQEGSSVKATGRIAQIPVSEAYLGRVINALAKPIDGRGEILASEYRLIESPAPGIISRRSVYEPLQTGLIAIDSMIPIGRGQRELIIGDRQTGKTAVATDTILNQKGQNVICVYVAIGQKASSVAQVVTTFQERGAMEYTIVVAETADSPATLQYLAPYTGAALAEYFMYRQRHTLIIYDDLSKQAQSYRQMSLLLRRPPGREAYPGDVFYLHSRLLERAAKLSSRLGEGSMTALPIVETQSGDVSAYIPTNVISITDGQIFLSADLFNAGIRPAINVGISVSRVGSAAQIKAMKQVAGKLKLELAQFAELEAFAQFASDLDKATQNQLARGQRLRELLKQSQSSPLAVDEQIVTIYTGTNGYLDQLEIGQVKKFIVQLRTHLRTNKPQLQEIISSTKVFTEQAEALLKEAIQEQMELFLLQEQT